A genomic stretch from Tribolium castaneum strain GA2 chromosome 6, icTriCast1.1, whole genome shotgun sequence includes:
- the LOC135266550 gene encoding uncharacterized protein LOC135266550, with product MPGKRVSSMPLKKSSPKRFKAPGDGGCVEEEEISASQVPSVPKSSLSAFPAASPPPPPPSQSIELARVSEIGLSQAASPKSPQPIHAEEDIITPAEWSDPVLERSLMEMADNIEKNEAERSEKDEAERTARMVINEKFRLIHEVVYPITKSGSKLLSIGVKPLHDFVPLLKIHNPELTSAISFSIETFEEFLKEMSKIFESREEDEEVEEISVPEGQMLCMLSGYVVVVCRYNTLQFIPSQPSVYKGIYLSLNTIKTVVNMGEHLLNLLHARRIQYKFYPCYDSFINNVALDVMENGCKNLSQKLYDIIKNRYEQNATLYEIVLKLPVNVKTAVENRIQYYRENNDYNCL from the coding sequence ATGCCTGGAAAACGTGTATCTTCtatgccattgaaaaaatcatctcCGAAGCGTTTTAAAGCCCCAGGTGATGGTGGATGTGTAGAAGAAGAGGAAATTAGTGCTTCGCAAGTTCCATCGGTTCCGAAGTCGTCTTTGTCAGCATTTCCAGCTGCttcaccaccaccaccaccaccatcgCAATCCATAGAATTAGCGAGAGTATCTGAAATAGGTCTTAGCCAAGCTGCATCCCCCAAGTCGCCTCAGCCTATCCACGCTGAAGAAGACATCATAACACCAGCTGAATGGTCGGATCCTGTGTTGGAGCGATCGTTGATGGAAATGGCCGACAACATCGAGAAAAATGAAGCTGAGAGAAGTGAGAAAGATGAAGCTGAGAGAACGGCTCGGATGGTGATCAATGAGAAGTTTCGTTTAATTCATGAAGTGGTGTATCCTATAACTAAGTCTGGTAGCAAACTTTTATCGATTGGAGTAAAACCACTCCATGATTTTGTGCCGTTGTTGAAGATACATAATCCAGAATTAACATCGGCGATAAGTTTTTCTATTGAAACCTTTGAAgagtttttaaaagaaatgagCAAGATCTTTGAATCAAGAGAGGAGGACGAAGAAGTAGAAGAAATTAGTGTTCCAGAAGGTCAGATGTTGTGTATGCTAAGTGGCTACGTCGTGGTGGTTTGTAGATATAATACTCTTCAATTTATACCTAGTCAACCCAGCGTGTACAAGGGCATTTATTTATCATTGAACACAATTAAAACTGTCGTAAATATGGGCGAGCATTTATTGAATCTGCTTCATGCAAGAAGAATTCAATATAAATTCTATCCATGTTACgatagttttataaataatgttgCGCTTGATGTTATGGAGAATGgatgtaaaaatttatctcaaaaattgtatGATATTATTAAGAATCGGTATGAACAAAATGCAACCTTGTATGAGATAGTTTTGAAACTGCCTGTGAATGTAAAAACTGCTGTCGAAAATAGAATACAATATTATAGGgaaaataatgattataactgtctgtga
- the skd gene encoding mediator of RNA polymerase II transcription subunit 13 has translation MTHPNFQTNGASLEDCHTNFFALTELSGIKWRKLVYCELGGGGAASGHCSGGGGGGEPLEDPVLRSYARCLAADILCVWRRVSTPRSTDMFEPGPPPPPPLSLSTSKELWIFWYGEEPDLGVLIAPELNTPDSEQGSWESGLSYECRSLLFKALHNLIERCLLSRDFIRLGKWFVQPYEGPKKNDFTMTHLSFSLAFFVHGESSVCASVDVRQHPPVRRLTRLHLQQAQSSTSGLKVILAPYGLAGTLTGQSFKSSDQTSRLLEDWSHFYPLDKSSSLTDSSVVEVIVGGVKMKYPSCYVLVTDLDDNVNSAMNCTGVNPPNGLVKNGTSSPILTQTPPPSPIQINSRVPQPGPYSVSVEHLLSMSRDETAATVLPERAWQECIHGGPPGCTPQPTSNTPHEFTGQWDFVDPIKRANCTCSKCRKYVGSMTSNKWSTGATTKTTNSPRPSKAVRGRVPFHRRSPVPADSDRCSGSYTPQGGPPSYPRTQESVAIPSVGSPPSVAPSPLPNPHSQPASVPPGDQTMPMLSPHPPTLLPSPVEKTHTPDHPPKSVESTANSPSCPTDAKNEQVTNVTSVPVLKRPVLSVKEYESSLGDEEQTLEMLYDYSTLEAWLNHPVKRFKPDGKENKRNRLGKNDIYSMYNHNGVTVNNNDVTNNFNTKNQFIKQEIKQEMTESESTTPLGPMQGHGVKRPGDPYEFDEEGAGSACIDGFKRGQTVVKEEPKDSKKISTGNLFTSEGLQPSYKDLEQIFDNNSDDTSSDEAIQVQTPPGSTTLNHHEDNKRLSGHGGCPTMGCLRPEELSKMFPTPPSLEHNPIASPCGQMDLALPDYTDLGIVRTKQEIYPNMGSPPEEHIDDWTYVFKPPVLCKMVGSSKYAPLTNLPSQSLPVVTLPSYCVYKPSWIQHAEKPLQQLPPPSTTQPSIPNNLHQNSFPPSPLHGGFRQPPPPYELPSPATSTASSYLNKNLNSVEAVPTPSVQRTPEANSLALNILLTDTASNIFRDHNFDSCTLCVCNAGGRVVGNIRGADAGVYLISSSCDKTQSSVQQPSSPFPGACLGQPPPYGMLSPPHHHQQQLLVDEDGIRCSCGFSAVVNRRLAHGSGLFYEDEMEITGIAEDPGEKKKPSLLSFLIASNSIKLDPSIDRDQVDVLPHGLLELIREQCVVIPNTANALCRAAKYVCTKQTFNNIHVLEYSDSNEVTTIALEQSKSSYDLAVCKVEDKAKPAVGYAVHRWPFLRANGPQCNQDIVRVMRSLQPLLQEAIQKKCQTRLWEAPSAVKGPLTWRQFHRLAGRGTDDRCEPQPIPSVVVGHEKDWLSVSPYAIQHWESLLLEPYSFARDVAYIVVAPDNDAILPRVRTFFKELSTAYEMCKLGRHSPITKVLRDGILRVGKTAKAKLGNEPVEEWFTLLGEGEITDMLKLYAQVCKHHLAPHLQQVPMDKTLLDPPQESGDKPAPSPMPPPSTPDGGQAAEKAPSTPKSDQDGDGMKESTPQANTNAENSYDDDEREVPSVVVYLVEPFSLGSDQPELQRLACLALLRCFQSVLAAVPENIRNNISVQIISLESIVELGRARDWTRLSDHMRALSLNIFSQCRRLLVHTNNVKSLTGFGTAAMADLFLKSKDDKNRAAYKLYTPPYILAPMHEKIEAVESFGKGSGDQASVLYLSYCLSEDQSWLLAVATDERGEIFETVTINIDIPNRSRRKKASARRIGLEKLMNFILGVMSQSVRPWRLVVGRLGRIGHGELKGWSWLLSRKNLLNASKNLKEICNQCSLMYPTSVPCILSACLVSLEPDSVLRLMPDQFTPDERFSQVSVNSQLSTPQDVSCTHILVFPTSATTQSSQTTFQEQHITPELGDDELFSAFTAEDMPEGIDSMNDFSDIFNWTDTGPGGGQSPTGSPRREESGPGSPNCGVNNGRPGSPFHCGATNSKGNEQVEEVGTLLQQPLALGYYVSTAPTGRMPKWFWASCPHLEGICPAFLKNALHLHSPSIQQSSDDLFQQAAVTSHPLDSQYTTDVLRYVLEGYNALSWLALDSNTKDRLSCLPVHMQVLLQLYHTTAALL, from the exons atTCGGAGCAGGGTTCGTGGGAGAGCGGCCTGTCCTACGAGTGTCGATCTCTCCTCTTCAAAGCCTTGCACAACCTGATCGAGCGTTGTCTCCTCTCTCGCGATTTTATCAGGTTGGGAAAATGGTTCGTTCAGCCGTACGAAGGTCCAAAGAAGAACGACTTCACCATGACTCATTTATCGTTCTCTTTGGCGTTTTTCGTGCACGGCGAGAGTTCCGTATGTGCAAGCGTCGACGTACGCCAACATCCACCAGTTCGAAGACTCACCAGATTGCATTTGCAACAAGCTCAATCCTCAACTTCTGGTCTCAAAG TGATTTTGGCTCCGTATGGACTTGCGGGGACTTTAACCGGTCAAAGTTTCAAGTCTTCGGACCAAACCTCACGTTTGCTGGAAGATTGGAGCCACTTTTATCCATTGGATAAGAGTAGCAGTTTGACGGATAGCAGTGTGGTGGAAGTCATTGTCGGAGGTGTTAAAATGAAGTATCCGTCGTGCTATGTTCTTGTCACCGATCTGGACGATAACGTCAATTCGGCAATGAATTGTACGGGGGTTAATCCGCCTAATGGGCTCGTCAAGAACGGAACGA GTTCACCGATACTGACCCAAACACCACCCCCATCTCCGATCCAAATCAACAGTAGGGTGCCCCAACCAGGGCCGTATTCGGTCTCGGTGGAACACCTCTTATCCATGTCACGCGACGAAACTGCCGCCACTGTTCTGCCCGAAAGGGCATGGCAGGAGTGCATCCATGGGGGGCCCCCAGGCTGCACCCCCCAACCAACTTCCAATACACCGCACGAATTCACCGGCCAATGGGATTTCGTCGATCCAATCAAACGCGCCAATTGTACCTGTTCTAA GTGTAGAAAGTACGTGGGCAGCATGACCAGCAATAAATGGAGCACCGGGGCCACCACCAAGACAACCAACTCGCCCCGGCCTTCGAAGGCAGTACGGGGACGTGTACCTTTCCACAGGCGCTCCCCCGTACCTGCAGACTCCGACAG ATGCTCTGGCTCCTACACGCCTCAAGGGGGCCCACCGTCGTACCCTCGCACGCAGGAATCGGTGGCCATCCCATCGGTGGGGAGCCCCCCATCGGTGGCCCCCTCGCCACTACCCAACCCCCACTCGCAACCGGCTTCGGTGCCGCCTGGAGACCAAACCATGCCGATGTTGTCGCCCCATCCGCCCACGTTGCTTCCGTCACCAGTTGAAAAGACACACACCCCCGACCATCCCCCCAAAAGCGTTGAAAGTACGGCAAACAGCCCCAGTTGTCCGACTGATGCAAAAAACGAACAAGTGACGAACGTAACGAGTGTTCCCGTGTTAAAAAGACCGGTTTTGAGTGTGAAAGAATACGAAAGTTCGTTAGGGGATGAGGAACAGACTTTGGAAATGCTTTATGATTATTCGACGTTAGAAGCttg GTTGAATCATCCGGTTAAGCGGTTTAAGCCGGACGGTAAGGAAAACAAGAGGAATAGACTCgggaaaaatgatatttacTCAATGTACAACCACAATGGTGTCACTGTAAATAACAACGACGTAACGAACAATTTCAATaccaaaaatcaatttattaagCAGGAAATTAAGCAAGAAATGACTGAAAGTGAATCAACGACGCCGCTCGGGCCGATGCAAGGTCATGGGGTTAAGAGGCCTGGAGATCCGTACGAGTTCGATGAAGAGGGCGCCGGTTCAGCCTGCATTGATGGGTTCAAACGCGGGCAAACGGTGGTCAAAGAGGAACCCAAAGAttcgaaaaaaatcagtacTGGAAATTTGTTTACAAGCGAAGGCTTGCAACCGAGCTACAAAGATCTCGAACAGATTTTTGATAACAATTCTGACGATACGAGTAGCGATGAAGCT ATTCAGGTTCAAACGCCGCCAGGTTCGACGACTTTGAACCATCACGAGGATAATAAAAGACTTTCGGGACATGGAGGGTGTCCCACAATGGGGTGTTTAAGGCCCGAAGAATTGAGTAAAATGTTTCCAACACCTCCAAGTCTCGAACATAATCCGATCGCGTCGCCTTGCGGACAAATGGATTTAGCACTGCCAGATTATACGGATTTAGGGATAGTCAGGACCAAACAGGAGATTTATCCCAATATGGGGAGTCCCCCGGAGGAACACatag ACGACTGGACGTACGTTTTCAAGCCGCCCGTCTTGTGTAAAATGGTGGGTTCTAGCAAATACGCCCCTTTGACGAACCTGCCCAGTCAAAGCCTTCCCGTGGTGACCCTCCCATCGTACTGCGTCTACAAACCATCATGGATACAACACGCCGAAAAACCCCTCCAACAGCTCCCACCACCGTCCACCACCCAGCCTTCAATCCCCAACAACCTCCACCAAAACTCCTTCCCTCCCAGTCCCCTACATGGCGGCTTCCGGCAACCACCACCTCCCTACGAGCTCCCAAGTCCGGCAACGTCAACCGCCAGTTCCTACCTTAACAAAAACCTGAATTCGGTCGAAGCTGTTCCCACACCGTCAGTGCAAAGGACACCCGAAGCGAATTCGCTCGCTCTAAACATCCTCCTAACCGACACCGCATCGAATATTTTCCGTGATCATAACTTCGATAGTTGTACGTTGTGTGTGTGCAATGCTGGCGGCCGTGTCGTCGGTAACATTCGTGGCGCCGACGCCGGTGTTTATTTGATAAGTTCGTCCTGTGATAAAACGCAAAGTAGTGTTCAACAACCGAGCAGTCCATTCCCCGGGGCCTGTTTGGGACAACCGCCTCCTTACGGCATGCTCTCGCCGCCCCACCACCACCAGCAGCAACTGCTCGTCGACGAGGACGGCATTCGGTGCAGTTGCGGCTTCTCGGCCGTCGTCAACCGCCGGCTGGCCCACGGAAGTGGTCTCTTCTACGAAGACGAGATGGAAATCACCGGCATTGCCGAAGACCCCGGCGAGAAGAAAAAACCCTCGTTGTTGTCGTTCCTCATCGCGAGCAATTCGATTAAACTCGACCCGAGCATCGACCGGGACCAGGTCGATGTTTTACCGCACGGTCTCCTGGAATTGATCCGGGAACAGTGCGTTGTGATCCCGAATACGGCGAACGCCCTCTGTCGGGCAGCCAAATACGTCTGCACCAAGCAAACTTTCAACAATATTCACGTCCTCGAATACTCCGATAGTAACGAAGTTACGACAATAGCCCTGGAACAAAGTAAAAGTAGCTACGACTTGGCCGTCTGTAAGGTCGAGGATAAGGCGAAGCCGGCCGTTGGTTACGCCGTCCACCGGTGGCCGTTCCTGCGGGCCAACGGCCCGCAGTGCAACCAGGACATCGTCCGGGTCATGCGCTCCCTGCAACCGCTCCTCCAGGAAGCCATCCAGAAGAAATGCCAGACGCGCCTCTGGGAGGCCCCCAGTGCGGTCAAAGGCCCGCTCACCTGGCGCCAGTTTCACCGGCTTGCCGGGAGAGGCACCGACGACCGCTGCGAGCCCCAGCCCATACCGTCCGTGGTCGTCGGCCACGAGAAGGACTGGCTGTCGGTGTCGCCTTATGCCATCCAGCACTGGGAAAGCTTGCTGCTTGAGCCGTATTCGTTCGCCCGTGATGTGGCGTACATTGTGGTGGCGCCCGATAACGATGCGATACTTCCACGTGTTCGGACCTTTTTCAAGGAGCTGTCCACGGCGTATGAGATGTGCAAGTTGGGGCGGCATAGTCCCATCACCAAAGTGCTGCGCGATGGGATTTTAAGGGTGGGGAAGACGGCCAAAGCTAAATTAGGGAATGAACCTGTCGAGGAGTGGTTTACGCTGCTGGGGGAAGGGGAAATTACGGATATGTTGAAGTTGTACGCGCAGGTGTGTAAGCATCATCTAGCGCCACATTTGCAACAAGTGCCGATGGATAAGACGTTGCTTGATCCGCCACAAGAGAGTGGGGATAAGCCGGCACCGAGTCCCATGCCACCGCCGAGCACGCCCGATGGGGGACAGGCGGCGGAGAAGGCGCCCAGTACGCCGAAGAGTGACCAAG atggAGACGGCATGAAAGAATCCACACCTCAGGCAAACACAAACGCCGAAAATTCGTACGATGACGACGAACGCGAGGTTCCCTCCGTTGTAGTTTACCTCGTTGAGCCTTTCTCACTAGGTTCCGACCAACCGGAACTCCAAAGACTAGCCTGTCTGGCACTCCTTCGTTGTTTTCAGTCGGTTCTTGCCGCCGTACCCGAAAACATCCGAAACAACATCAGTGTCCAG ATCATTTCTTTGGAAAGTATCGTCGAATTGGGCCGTGCCAGAGATTGGACGCGTCTCAGCGACCACATGCGCGCCCTCTCCTTGAACATTTTCAGCCAATGTCGGCGCCTTTTAGTCCACACGAACAACGTCAAGTCGTTGACTGGCTTTGGAACGGCTGCTATGGCCGATCTGTTTTTAAAGAGCAAAGAT GACAAAAATCGCGCTGCCTACAAACTATACACTCCGCCGTACATTCTCGCCCCAATGCACGAAAAAATCGAAGCGGTGGAGTCGTTCGGCAAAGGCAGCGGAGACCAAGCCTCCGTCCTCTATCTCAGTTACTGTCTCTCGGAAGATCAAAGCTGGCTACTGGCCGTTGCCACCGACGAACGTGGCGAAATTTTCGAAACTGTCACAATCAACATAGACATACCGAATCGTAGCAGGCGGAAAAAAGCGTCAGCACGTCGTATTGGCCTTGAGAAATTGATGAACTTTATCTTGGGTGTGATGTCACAAAGTGTGCGTCCATGGCGATTGGTTGTTGGTCGCTTGGGACGGATCGGTCATGGGGAATTGAAAGGTTGGAGTTGGTTGTTGAGTCGAAAAAATCTTCTAAATGCGTCGAAAAATCTCAAAGAGATTTGTAATCAGTGCTCGTTGATGTATCCGACTTCGGTTCCGTGTATTTTGAGTGCTTGTTTAGTGAGTCTTGAGCCGGATTCGGTGTTGAGACTTATGCCAGATCAGTTCACACCAGATGAAAGGTTTAGTCAAGTCAGTGTTAATTCGCAATTGTCGACACCGCAAGATGTGAGCTGTACGCATATTTTGGTCTTTCCGACCAGTGCCACCACGCAGTCGTCGCAAACCACGTTTCAG gAACAGCACATCACGCCTGAGCTCGGCGACGACGAGCTCTTCAGCGCCTTCACCGCCGAAGACATGCCCGAAGGCATCGACAGCATGAACGACTTCAGCGACATCTTCAACTGGACGGACACGGGTCCTGGAGGCGGCCAAAGTCCCACGGGAAGTCCAAGACGTGAAGAATCAGGTCCTGGAAGTCCCAACTGTGGGGTGAACAACGGCCGACCAGGCAGTCCGTTCCACTGCGGTGCCACAAACTCCAAAGGAAACGAACAAGTCGAAGAAGTCGGCACGTTATTACAGCAACCTCTAGCCTTAGGCTACTACGTCTCGACGGCACCCACCGGCCGCATGCCGAAGTGGTTCTGGGCGTCGTGCCCACACCTCGAAGGGATTTGTCCGGCGTTTCTGAAAAACGCCTTGCATTTGCACAGTCCGAGCATACAGCAGAGTTCCGACGACTTGTTCCAGCAGGCGGCCGTCACGTCGCATCCGCTGGACTCGCAGTACACCACCGATGTTTTAAG ATACGTACTTGAAGGCTACAACGCTCTGTCTTGGCTAGCGCTGGATTCGAACACGAAGGACCGATTGTCTTGTTTGCCTGTGCACATGCAGGTCTTACTGCAGTTATATCACACTACAGCAGCGCTTTTGTAA
- the IPIP gene encoding sesquipedalian-1 isoform X1, translated as MKINEKNLCAYAISATPVDREGYLNKRGEVNRNFQRRYFILKGNLLFYFDKKGDKEPVGVIILEGCTIELEEDDEQFTFKIVFHGANNRSYILGAESQESMEQWMKALACAGYDYMKLMVAELQRQLDDIEETPLPVAQAVSSPVPPPRQRHNPFNKPEAAPHQRSHSLRSSTNSVRLEEPQVPEAVPASKITITFRELHNAYGRPILRDFNFWKSEQRAVLEKSQTVDNLISF; from the exons atgaaaataaacgaaaagaATTTGTGCGCTTATGCCATTTCGGCAACGCCAGTCGATCGCGAGGGTTATTTGAATAAACGGGGCGAAGTGAACCGGAATTTCCAACGCCGGTACTTCATCCTGAAGGGGAACCTCCTCTTCTACTTTGACAAGAAAGGGGACAAGGAACCTGTCGGTGTGATAATACTGGAAGGCTGCACGATTG AACTGGAAGAGGACGATGAGCAGTTCACGTTCAAAATCGTCTTCCACGGGGCTAACAACCGCAGCTACATCCTGGGGGCCGAGTCCCAGGAGTCGATGGAGCAGTGGATGAAGGCCCTAGCGTGCGCGGGCTACGACTACATGAAACTGATGGTGGCCGAGCTGCAGCGACAGTTGGATGACATTGAAG AGACCCCCTTGCCTGTGGCGCAAGCCGTGAGTTCGCCGGTGCCCCCGCCGCGGCAGCGCCACAACCCCTTCAATAAGCCGGAGGCGGCGCCCCACCAACGCTCGCACAGTCTGCGCTCCAGCACCAACTCGG TTCGGCTGGAAGAGCCCCAGGTGCCGGAGGCGGTTCCGGCGAGCAAGATTACGATTACGTTCCGGGAGCTGCATAATGCTTACGGGAGGCCCATTCTGCGCGACTTCAACTTCTGGAAGAGCGAGCAGAGGGCGGTGTTGGAGAAGTCGCAGACTGTGGATAACTTGATAAGTTTTTGA
- the IPIP gene encoding sesquipedalian-1 isoform X2, with protein sequence MKINEKNLCAYAISATPVDREGYLNKRGEVNRNFQRRYFILKGNLLFYFDKKGDKEPVGVIILEGCTIELEEDDEQFTFKIVFHGANNRSYILGAESQESMEQWMKALACAGYDYMKLMVAELQRQLDDIEETPLPVAQAVSSPVPPPRQRHNPFNKPEAAPHQRSHSLRSSTNSEPQVPEAVPASKITITFRELHNAYGRPILRDFNFWKSEQRAVLEKSQTVDNLISF encoded by the exons atgaaaataaacgaaaagaATTTGTGCGCTTATGCCATTTCGGCAACGCCAGTCGATCGCGAGGGTTATTTGAATAAACGGGGCGAAGTGAACCGGAATTTCCAACGCCGGTACTTCATCCTGAAGGGGAACCTCCTCTTCTACTTTGACAAGAAAGGGGACAAGGAACCTGTCGGTGTGATAATACTGGAAGGCTGCACGATTG AACTGGAAGAGGACGATGAGCAGTTCACGTTCAAAATCGTCTTCCACGGGGCTAACAACCGCAGCTACATCCTGGGGGCCGAGTCCCAGGAGTCGATGGAGCAGTGGATGAAGGCCCTAGCGTGCGCGGGCTACGACTACATGAAACTGATGGTGGCCGAGCTGCAGCGACAGTTGGATGACATTGAAG AGACCCCCTTGCCTGTGGCGCAAGCCGTGAGTTCGCCGGTGCCCCCGCCGCGGCAGCGCCACAACCCCTTCAATAAGCCGGAGGCGGCGCCCCACCAACGCTCGCACAGTCTGCGCTCCAGCACCAACTCGG AGCCCCAGGTGCCGGAGGCGGTTCCGGCGAGCAAGATTACGATTACGTTCCGGGAGCTGCATAATGCTTACGGGAGGCCCATTCTGCGCGACTTCAACTTCTGGAAGAGCGAGCAGAGGGCGGTGTTGGAGAAGTCGCAGACTGTGGATAACTTGATAAGTTTTTGA
- the LOC100141573 gene encoding protein chibby homolog 1 — protein MAMWPPQRTRNVTSCHDNAELFGSNFVSTMPLFGSKFAPKQPPLRKFANNVSEDLDELVSGQRSVQVRLGSQELVFENGDWIPESGESGTAHKSNQRLRKKIQELQEENNMLRLKYALMLNMLTQTTAEGHLLEKELEKWRNRK, from the exons ATGGCAATGTGGCCACCACAACGCACTAGAAATGTTACTAGTTGTCATGACAACGCCGAGTTGTTTGGTTCGAATTTTGTTTCTACGATGCCGCTTTTTGGGAGTAAGTTTGCCCCAAAGCAGCCCCCTTTACGCAAATTTGCCAATAATGTGAGTGAGGATTTGGATGAGTTGGTTTCGGGGCAAAGAAGCGTGCAAGTGCGGCTGGGGTCACAAGAGCTGGTTTTTGAGAATGGCGACTGGATCCCCG AAAGTGGCGAAAGCGGGACTGCTCATAAGTCGAACCAGAGGTTACGGAAGAAAATTCAAGAGTTGCAAGAGGAGAATAATATGCTTAGGCTGAAGTACGCATTAATGCTCAATATG TTGACGCAGACCACGGCCGAAGGGCATTTGCTGGAAAAGGAGTTGGAAAAGTGGAGAAATAGGAAGTGA